The following coding sequences lie in one Glycine max cultivar Williams 82 chromosome 19, Glycine_max_v4.0, whole genome shotgun sequence genomic window:
- the LOC100808954 gene encoding DNA-directed RNA polymerase III subunit RPC8 — protein MFYLSKIEHELPLPPSRLVLPIREAIHMELEKLFLDKVIANLGLCISVYDIRSIDGGFIFPGDGAPTYTVVFNLIMFRPFEKEIITARLLSSDADGLRLTIGFYDDIYIPASRLPDPNHFVETEPKKRVSSGQESTANPSSKKGMWYWDYDEQEYPITDVIKFRVTNVSYPQIPVEQPKESKPFAPMLVSGAIDDDGLGPISWWFGDEDEDE, from the exons atgtTCTATCTCAGTAAAATCGAACACGAATTGCCCCTGCCTCCTTCTCGTCTTGTTCTTCCTATTCGAGAAGCTATACACATGGAGCTTGAGAAGCTTTTCTTAGATAAG GTTATAGCAAACTTGGGCCTCTGCATTAGTGTCTATGATATCAGATCGATTGATGGTGGGTTTATCTTCCCTGGTGATGGGGCTCCAACCTATACG GTTGTGTTCAATTTGATTATGTTTCGTCCATTTGAGAAGGAGATTATTACTGCAAGGCTTCTTTCATCTGATGCTGATGGCTTACGAT TAACCATTGGATTCTATGATGATATTTATATTCCTGCAAGTCGTTTGCCCGACCCAAACCACTTTGTTGAGACTGAACCGAAAAAAAG GGTATCCTCTGGCCAAGAGTCAACGGCTAATCCCTCAAG CAAGAAAGGCATGTGGTATTGGGATTATGATGAACAAGAATATCCTATTACTGATGTG ATCAAATTCCGAGTTACTAATGTGAGTTATCCCCAAATTCCAGTTGAACAACCAAAAGAATCAAAGCCATTTGCCCCTATGTTGGTCTCT GGAGCGATAGATGATGATGGTCTAGGCCCTATTTCTTGGTGGTTTGGAGATGAGGATGAGGACGAGTAA